One Aphidius gifuensis isolate YNYX2018 linkage group LG3, ASM1490517v1, whole genome shotgun sequence DNA window includes the following coding sequences:
- the LOC122853092 gene encoding UBA-like domain-containing protein 2-A, with product METLRKEVMINQFVLAAGCAREQAKTLLHNAQWQFEAALSTFFQEAAIPSCHQGAHFNQITPCNTPATPPNFPDALLAFSKMSAGDKTPLGMSPSQNGQATNPSTIQHHNARCSSISSGTQQQTQNQQQFAFGEPQR from the exons ATGGAAACCTTGCGTAAAGAGGTGATGATCAATCAATTTGTTCTGGCTGCTGGTTGTGCCAGGGAACAAGCTAAAACATTGCTTCACAATGCACAATGGCAATTTGAA gctgCATTGAGTACATTTTTTCAAGAAGCAGCAATACCTTCTTGTCATCAAGGTGCACATTTTAATCAA ATAACACCTTGTAATACTCCAGCAACACCTCCAAATTTTCCAGATGCACTTTTAGCATTTTCAAAAATGTCTGCAGGGGATAAAACCCCATTGg gTATGTCACCAAGCCAAAATGGACAAGCGACAAATCCATCAACAATTCAACATCATAATGCAAGATGTAGCAGTATTTCAAGTGGCACCCAACAACAAActcaaaatcaacaacaatttgCATTTGGTGAACCACAGAGATAA